The Alphaproteobacteria bacterium genome contains a region encoding:
- a CDS encoding prolyl oligopeptidase family serine peptidase yields the protein MFRHGFIGLLFASILSAPAAAAGLKFLTVPADAGGPAITVAVWYPSADKPSPVTLGPFMALAAQESKIDGLALPLVVLSHGRGGSFVVHHDTAEHLADAGFVVAALNHPGDTARDKSLFYDLSIYIQRPLDVKRVIDYLTGVAPWATTIDPNRIGIYGFSRGGYTALVAIGANPDFALGLPMCERQTVKICDQIRAQEYPKEPLTHDRRIKAAGVADPLSVFFTAEALAGIAIPVQLWGSEKGGDGVEPKTVEAVNAAFKAPHTFTKVENTQHFSFLTVCPPNLAEQEPVICRDPPGLDRAQFHEQFNDALIKFFRAHL from the coding sequence ATGTTCCGGCATGGGTTTATCGGGCTTCTCTTTGCTTCCATCTTGAGTGCTCCCGCCGCCGCGGCCGGGCTGAAGTTTCTCACTGTACCGGCTGACGCAGGCGGTCCTGCGATCACAGTCGCGGTCTGGTATCCGAGCGCCGACAAGCCTTCTCCCGTCACGCTCGGTCCCTTCATGGCGCTTGCGGCACAGGAGAGCAAAATTGATGGCCTCGCCTTGCCACTCGTCGTCCTCTCGCATGGGCGAGGCGGGTCGTTCGTCGTCCACCACGATACGGCCGAACACCTGGCTGACGCGGGATTTGTCGTGGCGGCCCTCAACCATCCCGGCGATACGGCACGCGACAAAAGCCTGTTTTACGATTTGTCGATCTACATCCAACGTCCCTTGGACGTGAAACGCGTGATTGACTACCTCACCGGCGTTGCGCCTTGGGCAACAACGATCGATCCAAATCGAATTGGCATCTATGGGTTCTCACGGGGAGGCTATACGGCTCTCGTCGCCATCGGCGCCAATCCCGACTTCGCGCTCGGGTTACCAATGTGCGAGCGGCAGACGGTCAAGATCTGCGATCAGATTCGGGCACAAGAATATCCCAAAGAGCCACTGACGCACGATCGCCGGATCAAGGCGGCAGGGGTGGCCGATCCGCTTTCCGTTTTTTTCACGGCCGAGGCTCTCGCAGGCATCGCGATCCCGGTGCAGCTATGGGGCTCGGAGAAGGGCGGCGACGGCGTGGAGCCGAAGACTGTGGAGGCGGTCAACGCGGCGTTCAAGGCGCCGCACACCTTCACCAAGGTCGAGAATACGCAGCACTTCTCATTCCTGACGGTCTGCCCGCCGAATCTGGCCGAGCAAGAGCCCGTCATCTGCAGAGACCCGCCAGGTCTCGACCGTGCGCAGTTTCACGAGCAGTTCAACGACGCCCTCATCAAGTTCTTCCGCGCCCACCTGTAG
- the fabF gene encoding beta-ketoacyl-ACP synthase II yields the protein MRRVVVTGLGMVTPLACGVEQTWQRLLAGQSGARKIEKFEVGDLAAKIACQIPRGDGSDGTYNPDQWMEPKEQRRVDEFIVFAMCAARQAIENSGWKPTSYEDQITTGVMIGSGIGGIEGIAETSLVLAEKGPRRVSPFFIPGRIINLASGYVSIEHGLKGPNHAVATACSTGAHAIGDSARLIALGDADVMIAGGTESPINRLSIAGFAACRALSTSYNDEPPKASRPYDKRRDGFVMGEGAGVMVLEEYEHAKARGATIHAELVGYGLSGDAYHITAPTEDGDGAYRCMTAALKRAGVTPAEVDYINAHGTSTMADGIELGAVERVLGNAAGKVSMSSTKSCIGHLLGAAGAVEAIFSVLAIRDRVAPPTINLDNPSVETPIDLVPHKARQRDIDVVLSNSFGFGGTNASLVFRRAAA from the coding sequence ATGAGGCGCGTTGTCGTCACGGGACTTGGCATGGTGACGCCGCTTGCATGCGGCGTCGAACAGACTTGGCAGCGCCTCCTTGCGGGTCAGAGCGGGGCGCGCAAAATCGAAAAATTCGAAGTCGGGGATCTCGCCGCAAAGATTGCGTGCCAGATTCCGCGCGGCGACGGCTCGGACGGCACCTACAATCCCGATCAATGGATGGAGCCGAAGGAGCAGCGGCGCGTCGACGAATTCATCGTGTTTGCAATGTGCGCGGCGCGCCAGGCGATCGAGAACTCGGGCTGGAAGCCGACGAGCTACGAGGACCAGATCACGACCGGGGTGATGATCGGCTCCGGCATCGGCGGCATCGAAGGCATTGCCGAGACCTCGCTGGTGCTCGCCGAGAAGGGCCCGCGGCGTGTCTCCCCGTTCTTCATTCCGGGCCGGATCATCAATCTCGCCTCCGGCTATGTCTCGATCGAGCACGGGCTGAAAGGGCCGAACCACGCGGTCGCGACCGCCTGCTCGACCGGCGCTCACGCGATCGGCGATTCGGCGCGGCTGATCGCGCTCGGCGACGCGGATGTGATGATCGCGGGCGGCACCGAGTCGCCGATTAACCGGCTTTCGATCGCGGGCTTTGCGGCGTGCCGCGCGCTCTCCACCTCGTATAACGACGAACCGCCCAAGGCCTCGCGGCCCTACGACAAGCGCCGGGACGGTTTCGTGATGGGCGAGGGCGCCGGCGTGATGGTGCTCGAGGAATACGAACACGCCAAGGCACGCGGCGCGACGATCCATGCGGAGCTGGTCGGCTACGGACTGTCGGGCGACGCCTATCATATCACGGCTCCCACCGAGGACGGGGACGGCGCCTACCGCTGCATGACCGCGGCACTGAAGCGCGCCGGCGTCACGCCGGCCGAGGTCGACTACATCAATGCGCATGGCACCTCGACCATGGCCGACGGCATCGAACTCGGGGCCGTCGAGCGGGTGCTCGGCAATGCGGCGGGCAAAGTGTCGATGTCCTCCACCAAGTCGTGCATCGGCCATCTGCTGGGCGCCGCGGGCGCGGTCGAGGCGATCTTTTCGGTGCTTGCGATCCGCGATCGCGTGGCGCCGCCCACCATCAATCTCGACAACCCGTCGGTCGAGACCCCGATCGACCTCGTGCCCCACAAGGCGCGCCAGCGCGATATCGACGTGGTGCTGTCGAACTCGTTCGGTTTCGGAGGCACGAATGCCTCACTGGTATTCCGTCGTGCGGCAGCCTAG
- the rsmA gene encoding 16S rRNA (adenine(1518)-N(6)/adenine(1519)-N(6))-dimethyltransferase RsmA, with product MIDALPPLREIIRRHGLSARKSLGQNFLLDLNLTGRIARAAGPLEGVTVLEVGPGPGGLTRALLAEGAARVIAVERDERAVAALSEIAAHYPDRLQIVSGDALTFDIAPYLTGGPARVVANLPYNIATALLVGWLTVEPGPPWYDRLTLMFQREVAERIVAQPGSKTYGRLSVLTGWRTQAKILFDIAPSAFVPPPKVTSSVVQLTPREHPLPCDRRALERVTEAAFGQRRKMLRQSLKQLGVDPIPLLEKAGLDPTARAEDIAVEGFVALARGIA from the coding sequence ATGATCGATGCGCTGCCGCCGCTGCGCGAGATCATCCGCCGGCACGGTCTTTCCGCCCGCAAGTCGCTGGGGCAGAACTTCCTGCTCGATCTCAACCTCACCGGCCGCATTGCGCGCGCGGCGGGCCCGCTCGAGGGCGTCACAGTCCTCGAGGTCGGCCCCGGCCCCGGAGGGCTGACGCGCGCGCTGCTCGCCGAAGGGGCTGCCCGCGTGATCGCGGTCGAGCGCGACGAGCGTGCCGTTGCGGCGCTCTCCGAGATCGCCGCGCATTATCCCGACCGGCTGCAGATCGTGAGCGGCGATGCGCTGACGTTCGACATCGCGCCTTATCTGACCGGCGGGCCCGCGCGCGTTGTCGCCAACCTCCCCTACAACATCGCGACGGCGCTGCTGGTCGGCTGGCTCACGGTCGAGCCGGGGCCGCCCTGGTATGACAGGCTCACGCTGATGTTTCAGCGCGAGGTCGCCGAGCGCATCGTCGCGCAGCCCGGCTCGAAGACCTACGGCCGCCTCTCCGTCCTGACGGGGTGGCGCACACAGGCGAAGATCCTGTTCGACATCGCACCCTCCGCCTTCGTGCCGCCGCCCAAGGTCACGTCCTCGGTGGTGCAACTGACCCCGCGCGAACATCCCCTGCCCTGCGACCGCCGTGCGCTGGAGCGCGTCACCGAGGCGGCATTCGGCCAGCGCCGCAAGATGCTGCGGCAAAGCCTGAAGCAGCTCGGCGTCGATCCGATTCCGCTGCTCGAAAAGGCAGGCCTCGACCCCACCGCGCGCGCAGAGGATATTGCGGTCGAAGGCTTCGTGGCTCTGGCAAGGGGGATAGCATGA
- a CDS encoding Rid family hydrolase, whose amino-acid sequence MPNIQRIIVPDIRPPVSHYCHVTRAGPHVWVAGIVGQAEDGSIPSDVVDQFDRAIDVMDKCLKAAGAGPEHVVKVQVFMTDITERPKINPRRIAYFGDNLPVSTLVEVKGLVDPRMKVEIECQAYVE is encoded by the coding sequence ATGCCGAACATCCAGCGCATCATCGTTCCCGATATCCGGCCGCCGGTCAGCCACTATTGTCACGTCACCCGCGCGGGTCCGCACGTCTGGGTCGCGGGAATCGTCGGCCAAGCGGAGGACGGCAGCATCCCGTCCGACGTCGTCGACCAGTTCGACCGGGCCATCGACGTGATGGACAAGTGTCTCAAGGCGGCGGGCGCGGGCCCCGAGCACGTCGTGAAGGTGCAGGTGTTCATGACCGACATCACCGAGCGGCCGAAGATCAACCCGCGCCGCATCGCCTATTTCGGCGACAATCTCCCCGTCTCCACGCTGGTCGAGGTGAAGGGGCTGGTCGATCCGCGCATGAAGGTCGAGATCGAGTGCCAGGCCTACGTGGAGTAG
- a CDS encoding YicC/YloC family endoribonuclease yields MALSSMTGFARADGVSGNYVWHWEIKSVNAKGLELRLRVPPGWDAIEPPARARATEALGRGTIHANLTVQRASVTPVVRVNEPVLAAVLSTVEAVGKRIKAAPPAIDGILGLKGVIEIIDEDEREEDRRAGEAAVIEGFAAALASLSEMRKREGEALSRVLRARLDEIAGLTGRAEAAPGRKPEAIRARLAEQVAALLETNARFDPDRLHQEAILIASKADIREELDRLVAHVAQARRLLDAGGPAGRKLDFLSQELNRESNTLCAKSNDVELTNIGLELKTVVEQFREQVQNLE; encoded by the coding sequence ATGGCGCTGTCGAGCATGACCGGCTTTGCGCGGGCCGACGGCGTATCCGGCAACTACGTCTGGCACTGGGAAATCAAATCGGTCAACGCGAAGGGGCTGGAGCTGCGCCTGCGCGTGCCGCCCGGCTGGGATGCGATCGAGCCGCCCGCGCGCGCACGCGCCACTGAAGCGCTCGGGCGCGGCACGATCCACGCTAACCTGACGGTGCAGCGCGCAAGTGTGACACCGGTGGTGCGTGTCAACGAGCCGGTGCTGGCGGCGGTTCTTTCCACCGTCGAGGCGGTGGGGAAGCGCATCAAGGCCGCGCCGCCCGCGATTGACGGTATCCTCGGACTCAAGGGTGTCATCGAGATCATCGACGAGGACGAGCGCGAGGAGGATCGCCGCGCCGGCGAGGCCGCGGTGATCGAGGGCTTTGCGGCCGCGCTCGCGAGCCTGTCCGAGATGCGCAAGCGCGAAGGCGAGGCGCTCTCCCGCGTGCTGCGCGCGCGGCTCGACGAGATTGCAGGCCTCACGGGGCGCGCCGAAGCCGCGCCGGGCCGGAAGCCCGAGGCGATCCGGGCGCGGCTCGCCGAACAGGTCGCCGCGCTCCTCGAAACGAACGCCCGCTTCGATCCCGACCGCCTGCACCAAGAGGCGATCCTGATCGCCTCCAAGGCCGACATCCGCGAGGAGCTCGACCGCTTGGTGGCGCATGTGGCGCAGGCGCGCCGCCTGCTCGATGCGGGCGGGCCGGCCGGGCGCAAGCTCGACTTCCTGTCGCAGGAGCTCAACCGCGAATCCAATACTTTGTGCGCGAAGTCGAACGACGTGGAGCTGACCAACATCGGCCTCGAATTGAAGACCGTGGTCGAGCAGTTCCGCGAGCAGGTGCAGAACCTGGAATGA
- a CDS encoding RidA family protein, with the protein MIHDAPSFRLTLGFAVFGLSLAAPAPAQAQAPNTTPNAHMEIIHHPNYDKTVNMPFPPAIKIKSGKLLWLAGTTALPVYHDHPHKRDQIQQYMQNDLEAQTRRAMDGIKQTLEASGASFKDVVHYFVFRARPRMGDIGKASAVIGSYFAPYNHKPTSTNVAVLELGEPEQLIEIQMFAVVD; encoded by the coding sequence ATGATCCACGACGCACCATCGTTTCGCCTCACGCTTGGCTTCGCCGTCTTCGGGCTAAGCCTTGCGGCCCCCGCGCCCGCACAGGCTCAGGCGCCAAACACGACGCCGAACGCGCACATGGAAATCATCCACCACCCGAATTACGACAAGACCGTCAACATGCCGTTTCCGCCCGCGATCAAGATCAAGAGCGGCAAACTTCTCTGGCTCGCCGGCACGACGGCGCTGCCGGTCTATCATGATCATCCGCACAAGCGCGATCAGATCCAGCAATATATGCAGAACGATCTCGAAGCACAGACGCGGCGCGCGATGGATGGAATCAAGCAGACGCTCGAGGCCTCCGGTGCGTCATTCAAGGACGTGGTGCATTACTTTGTTTTCCGCGCCCGGCCGCGCATGGGCGATATCGGGAAGGCGAGTGCAGTCATCGGCTCCTACTTCGCGCCTTATAATCACAAGCCGACGTCGACCAACGTAGCGGTGCTCGAACTGGGCGAGCCGGAGCAGCTGATCGAAATCCAGATGTTCGCCGTGGTGGATTGA
- the mltG gene encoding endolytic transglycosylase MltG, with protein MPEPKRPSRRARHPLIIAGNAIFSIILIVAIAGGVAWSYGKHKFETPGPLDREKLVNIPKGLGLRDIADLLARENVIDQPWTFIGGVLVLKAKDDLKYGEYKFAKQATLRETIETIVEGKVIQHTFTIPEGLTSEQIVARLAEVDFLAGNIREIPKEGTLLPETYNFPRGTTRDQVIQRMQNAHRRVLQEIWERRSPDVPVKTPEALVTLASIVEKETGRPDERSRVAAVFVNRLRQRIKLQADPTIIYGLVGGKGTLGRPIMRSEIEQPTPYNTYVVEGLPPGPIANPGRASLEAAANPARTKEIYFVADGTGAHAFAENLAQHQQNIAKLRQFEQQVRSPTPTDRAMPFSEAAPQTADPAPQVAPAAKNAKQKAKAKAQ; from the coding sequence ATGCCGGAGCCGAAGCGGCCCTCACGCCGGGCGCGTCACCCGCTGATCATCGCGGGAAACGCGATCTTCTCGATCATCCTGATCGTCGCGATCGCCGGCGGGGTCGCCTGGTCGTACGGCAAGCACAAGTTCGAGACGCCGGGCCCGCTCGACCGCGAGAAGCTGGTCAACATTCCGAAGGGCCTCGGCCTGCGCGACATCGCCGATCTGCTGGCCCGCGAGAACGTCATCGACCAGCCGTGGACCTTCATCGGCGGCGTGCTGGTCCTCAAGGCCAAGGATGACTTGAAGTACGGCGAATACAAGTTCGCCAAGCAGGCGACGTTGCGCGAGACGATCGAGACGATCGTGGAGGGCAAGGTCATCCAGCACACATTTACGATTCCCGAAGGGCTGACCTCCGAGCAGATCGTGGCACGGCTCGCCGAAGTCGACTTCCTCGCCGGCAACATCCGCGAAATCCCGAAGGAAGGCACGCTGCTCCCCGAGACGTACAACTTCCCGCGCGGCACGACGCGCGATCAGGTTATCCAGCGGATGCAGAACGCGCATCGCCGCGTCCTTCAGGAAATCTGGGAACGCCGCAGTCCCGATGTGCCGGTCAAGACGCCGGAGGCGCTGGTAACGCTTGCGTCGATCGTCGAAAAGGAGACCGGTCGGCCCGACGAGCGCTCGCGCGTCGCGGCCGTGTTCGTCAACCGGCTGCGCCAGCGCATCAAGCTGCAGGCCGATCCGACCATCATCTACGGATTGGTCGGCGGCAAGGGCACGCTCGGACGCCCGATCATGCGCTCCGAGATCGAGCAGCCGACGCCCTACAACACCTATGTGGTCGAGGGCCTGCCGCCCGGGCCGATCGCGAACCCCGGACGTGCGTCCCTCGAGGCGGCCGCCAATCCGGCGCGCACCAAGGAAATCTATTTCGTCGCCGACGGAACCGGCGCGCATGCCTTTGCGGAGAACCTGGCGCAGCATCAGCAGAACATCGCGAAGCTCCGCCAGTTCGAACAGCAGGTGCGCTCGCCGACGCCGACCGATCGCGCGATGCCGTTCAGCGAGGCCGCCCCGCAGACAGCCGACCCGGCGCCGCAGGTCGCCCCGGCCGCGAAGAACGCGAAGCAGAAAGCCAAGGCCAAGGCGCAATAG
- the pdxA gene encoding 4-hydroxythreonine-4-phosphate dehydrogenase PdxA, whose translation MTRPLALTLGEPAGIGPDITLAAWQRRTELGLPPFYLLADPDFIAERARLIGLKVPLRVTEPKDAAGVFATALPVVALTEKVTAAPGHPDSTSAPAALAAIRHAVADVFAGHAHAVVTNPIAKAVLYRTGFAEPGHTEFLARLAQEHTGRACHPVMMLWSDELAVVPVTIHLPVRDVPHQLTTGLIVETGRIVARDLSARFGIARPRLALAGLNPHAGEEGALGQEDRAVVAPAVAQLRAEGIDARGPLPADTMFHAAARRTYDAALAMYHDQALIPIKTLAFDHAVNVTLGLPFVRTSPDHGTAFDIAGTGRADPTSLIAALKLAARLVSASAMAPAK comes from the coding sequence ATGACGCGACCGCTGGCGCTGACGCTCGGCGAGCCCGCTGGTATCGGCCCGGATATCACTCTGGCAGCATGGCAGCGGCGCACCGAGCTTGGCCTGCCGCCCTTCTATCTTCTCGCCGACCCGGATTTCATTGCCGAACGCGCGCGCCTTATCGGGCTGAAGGTCCCGCTGCGGGTTACGGAGCCAAAGGACGCGGCTGGCGTCTTTGCAACCGCGCTCCCGGTCGTTGCGCTCACCGAGAAAGTGACGGCGGCCCCCGGTCATCCGGATTCAACGAGCGCCCCTGCGGCGCTTGCCGCGATCCGCCACGCCGTCGCCGACGTGTTCGCGGGCCACGCGCACGCCGTCGTCACAAACCCGATCGCAAAGGCGGTGCTCTACCGCACCGGTTTTGCCGAGCCCGGCCATACCGAATTCCTCGCCAGGCTTGCGCAGGAGCACACCGGGCGTGCCTGCCATCCCGTGATGATGCTCTGGTCGGACGAGCTCGCGGTGGTGCCGGTCACCATCCACTTGCCGGTGCGCGACGTGCCGCACCAGCTCACCACCGGCCTGATCGTCGAAACCGGCCGGATCGTCGCGCGGGATTTGAGCGCGCGCTTCGGCATCGCGCGGCCGCGCCTCGCGCTGGCCGGCCTCAATCCGCATGCCGGCGAGGAAGGCGCGCTCGGCCAAGAAGATCGTGCCGTTGTCGCGCCCGCTGTGGCGCAGTTGCGCGCCGAGGGCATCGATGCGCGGGGGCCGCTGCCTGCCGACACGATGTTTCATGCTGCCGCCAGGCGCACCTACGACGCGGCGCTCGCGATGTATCACGACCAGGCGCTGATCCCGATCAAGACGCTCGCCTTCGATCATGCGGTGAACGTGACGCTCGGGCTGCCTTTCGTGCGCACCTCCCCGGACCACGGCACGGCATTCGATATCGCCGGCACTGGGCGCGCCGATCCCACGAGCCTCATCGCCGCGCTCAAGCTCGCGGCCCGTCTCGTCTCGGCCAGTGCGATGGCGCCGGCGAAATGA
- a CDS encoding acyl carrier protein — translation MSENIAERVKKIVVEHLGVEPDKVTEAASFIDDLGADSLDTVELVMAFEEEFGCEIPDDAAETILTVGDAVKFLEKNAKS, via the coding sequence ATGAGTGAAAACATTGCCGAGCGGGTCAAGAAGATCGTCGTGGAGCATCTTGGCGTCGAGCCCGACAAGGTGACGGAGGCCGCGAGCTTTATCGACGACCTCGGCGCGGACAGTCTCGATACCGTCGAGCTGGTGATGGCGTTCGAGGAAGAGTTCGGCTGCGAGATTCCGGACGATGCGGCCGAGACGATCCTGACCGTCGGCGATGCCGTGAAATTCCTCGAAAAGAACGCAAAAAGCTGA
- the gmk gene encoding guanylate kinase produces MSDRRGIMLVVSSPSGAGKTTLTRNLLAQEKNITLSISVTTRERRKSEIEGVHYRFIPMAEFVAMRQAGGLLEWAEVHGNCYGTPRAPVEAALKAGHDMLFDIDWQGTRQLYAAMRQDIVSVFVLPPSAAELKSRLEHRAEDSAATIARRLRNAIEEIAHWSEYDHVLINDDLQRSFAQLRQILADGRRRSAQRADMNEFVARLLSELRQIAG; encoded by the coding sequence ATGAGCGACCGCCGCGGCATCATGCTGGTGGTGTCCTCGCCCTCGGGCGCGGGCAAGACGACGCTGACGCGCAATCTGCTGGCGCAGGAAAAGAACATCACGCTCTCGATCTCGGTGACGACGCGCGAGCGGCGCAAAAGCGAGATCGAGGGCGTGCACTACCGCTTCATCCCGATGGCGGAGTTTGTCGCGATGCGGCAGGCCGGCGGCCTGCTCGAATGGGCCGAGGTGCACGGCAACTGCTACGGCACGCCGCGCGCGCCGGTCGAGGCGGCGCTCAAGGCCGGACACGACATGCTGTTCGACATCGACTGGCAAGGCACGCGCCAGCTCTATGCAGCGATGCGGCAGGATATCGTCAGCGTGTTCGTGCTGCCGCCGTCCGCCGCCGAATTGAAATCGCGGCTCGAGCATCGCGCCGAGGACAGCGCCGCCACGATCGCGCGCCGCCTGCGCAATGCGATCGAGGAGATCGCGCACTGGAGCGAATACGACCACGTGCTGATCAACGACGACTTGCAGCGCAGCTTCGCCCAGTTGCGGCAAATCCTGGCCGATGGCCGCCGCCGCAGCGCGCAGCGCGCCGACATGAATGAGTTTGTCGCGAGGTTGCTGAGCGAGTTGCGGCAGATCGCGGGCTAA
- a CDS encoding beta-propeller fold lactonase family protein encodes MKAPVIAMMLSLALSAPALAATFVYVSNADDGDIGTYTLQADGSLKAGPRVPAAKVVMPMAVSPDKRFLIAAVRSKPYEAYTYGIDRKSGELKLTGKGPLAESYPYIKIDGTGRYLLGASYGANQVGVNPIGKDGKVGEPIQVIPTARNAHSIVTDNTDKYVFVPHLGTDQIFQFVFDKKSGKLTANTPATVQMKQGTGPRHIIVSKDNKFVYLLSELTGTVTTLALDAKTGTLKEVVSASALPADTKLGPGQPRGAVGAPGQAPRNTDNDIWASDLHLTPNGKFLYAAERTSNSLGGFKVDGATGKLSYLGSTATEKQPRGFAIDPSGKFMVVSGEKSDTISTYAIDAETGALKAIGKYPTGKGSNWVEIVSFD; translated from the coding sequence ATGAAGGCGCCGGTCATCGCCATGATGCTTTCGCTTGCCCTGAGTGCGCCCGCGCTCGCGGCCACATTCGTCTATGTCTCGAACGCCGACGACGGCGATATCGGCACTTACACGCTGCAGGCGGACGGCTCGCTCAAGGCGGGTCCACGCGTGCCCGCCGCCAAGGTCGTGATGCCGATGGCGGTGAGCCCGGACAAGCGCTTCCTGATCGCGGCGGTGCGCTCCAAGCCGTACGAAGCCTACACCTATGGGATCGACAGGAAGTCGGGCGAACTGAAGCTCACCGGCAAGGGGCCGCTGGCGGAAAGCTATCCGTACATCAAGATCGATGGGACCGGCCGCTATCTGCTCGGCGCCTCCTACGGCGCCAACCAGGTCGGCGTGAACCCGATCGGCAAGGACGGCAAGGTGGGCGAGCCGATCCAGGTGATCCCGACCGCGCGCAACGCGCATTCGATCGTCACCGACAACACGGACAAATACGTGTTCGTGCCGCATCTCGGCACCGACCAGATTTTCCAGTTCGTGTTCGACAAGAAGAGCGGCAAGCTCACCGCCAACACGCCGGCGACCGTGCAGATGAAGCAGGGCACCGGCCCGCGCCACATCATCGTCTCGAAGGACAACAAGTTCGTCTATCTGCTGAGCGAGCTCACCGGCACCGTGACCACGCTGGCGCTCGATGCAAAGACCGGGACGTTGAAGGAGGTCGTCTCCGCGTCTGCGCTGCCCGCAGACACCAAGCTCGGCCCCGGTCAGCCGCGCGGCGCCGTCGGCGCGCCGGGTCAGGCTCCGCGCAACACCGACAACGACATCTGGGCCTCGGACCTGCACCTGACGCCGAACGGCAAATTCCTCTATGCGGCCGAACGCACCTCGAATTCGCTCGGCGGCTTCAAGGTCGATGGTGCGACCGGCAAGCTCAGCTACCTCGGCAGCACGGCGACCGAGAAGCAGCCGCGCGGTTTTGCGATCGATCCGAGCGGCAAGTTCATGGTGGTGTCGGGCGAGAAGTCGGACACGATCTCGACCTACGCGATCGATGCCGAGACCGGCGCGCTCAAGGCCATCGGCAAGTATCCGACCGGCAAGGGCTCGAACTGGGTCGAGATCGTGTCGTTCGACTGA
- a CDS encoding alcohol dehydrogenase: MTRMIRQSMVAYATPLCETVAETPEPRGTEVLVRISRCGVCHSDLHLHDGYFSLGGDKKLDVTAFRSLPFTLGHEIAGVVEKAGPEADVTAGTSAAVFPWIGCGQCAACKAGEENLCAAPRHLGIQVDGGFATHVLVPHPRYLIDHGSLPASLAGAYMCSGLTAFAALKRLTDHAKRGPILLVGLGGVGMMGLAIALAMFPHKPIIADIDAAKREAALKAGAAAAYDSADPNARRALLKATGGVAGAVDFAGTDGSLAFATGSIAKGGKVVITGLIGGSFATPIAMFPLKAMTIEGTMTGTLAEAEEMMALARAGKIPPVPIHERPLAAAQASLDDLRAGKIVGRVVLVP; the protein is encoded by the coding sequence ATGACCCGCATGATCCGCCAATCGATGGTCGCGTATGCGACGCCGCTCTGCGAAACGGTGGCCGAAACGCCCGAGCCGCGCGGCACGGAAGTGCTTGTGCGCATCAGCCGCTGCGGCGTGTGCCATTCCGACCTGCATCTGCACGACGGCTACTTCAGCCTCGGCGGCGACAAGAAGCTCGACGTCACGGCATTCCGCTCGCTCCCCTTCACGCTCGGGCACGAGATCGCGGGCGTGGTCGAGAAAGCCGGACCCGAGGCCGACGTGACAGCCGGCACGTCGGCGGCGGTATTCCCCTGGATCGGCTGCGGCCAATGCGCCGCCTGCAAGGCGGGCGAGGAAAATCTCTGTGCGGCTCCGCGCCATCTCGGCATTCAGGTCGATGGCGGCTTTGCGACGCATGTGCTGGTGCCGCATCCGCGCTATCTGATCGACCACGGGTCGCTGCCGGCCTCGCTCGCAGGCGCCTACATGTGTTCGGGGCTCACCGCATTCGCGGCGCTGAAGCGGCTCACCGACCACGCCAAGCGCGGGCCGATCCTGCTGGTCGGGCTCGGCGGCGTCGGCATGATGGGGCTTGCGATTGCGCTGGCGATGTTTCCGCACAAGCCGATCATCGCCGACATCGACGCGGCGAAACGCGAGGCCGCGCTCAAGGCGGGCGCAGCGGCGGCCTATGATTCCGCCGATCCGAACGCCCGCAGGGCGCTCTTGAAGGCGACCGGCGGCGTCGCCGGCGCGGTCGATTTCGCCGGGACCGACGGCTCGCTTGCGTTTGCGACCGGCAGCATCGCCAAGGGCGGCAAGGTGGTCATCACCGGACTGATCGGCGGCAGCTTCGCGACGCCGATCGCGATGTTTCCGCTCAAGGCGATGACGATCGAGGGCACGATGACCGGCACGCTTGCGGAAGCCGAGGAAATGATGGCGCTCGCGCGCGCGGGCAAAATTCCGCCGGTGCCGATCCACGAGCGGCCGCTCGCCGCCGCGCAGGCCTCGCTCGATGACCTGCGCGCCGGAAAGATCGTCGGCCGGGTGGTGCTGGTGCCGTAA